CACATGATGCTGCTGCTAAATATATCTTGGCATTTATTTCGCCTGCCAAATAAATTACCTATCATTGACTAAATAATCAATCAACACATATTTAATTTCGTCATAAGAGATTTCTTCTGGCAATTCAATTTTGACGGCGGATAAAGACGAGGTGCCAATTTTATTAAATTGTTCCTTAATTTGTCTTTTAACTGTTGCTGGGACATCTGCTTTAAATTCCTCAAGCTCCCCTTCTTCAGCAGCCTCTGTTAGATGTTTTAAAATTGTCGTTTCAGTAAAGCCTCTTTCAATCGCTATTTCGTATGGGGTTAAACCTTCGTTGGCTAATTCCACACTGATTAAATAAGAAGCCTGGCCTTGAGGTTTTTCCTCCGAAACAACAGCTGAAACCTTTGGCTTTTCACTGTGGTATTTATTTGGAGGGGTTTGGGTTTGGTAATTTTCAATAACGGGTAAAAAGTGCCCTGCATATTTTTCGGCTTTAACGGTACCCACGCCTTCAACTTGCAAAAATTCTGCGTAATTGCGCGGCATCGAACTGGCCATATCTTCCAAGGATTTGTTTGAAAAAACGATGTAAGCAGGGACAGATTCCGCTCGGGCTAACTCGGCGCGTACTTGACGCAGTTCTTCAAACAAATCAGAATTAACCGCCGTAGAACGTTTATGCGTTCGCGTTGCTTGTTGATTTTCACTTTGATAGTTTCGTTGCTTAATAGTTAATTGCTGTTGCCCTTTTAAGATGTCCTTGGCACTGGCGGTGACAAACAGCCCTCGGTGTTCCGTCACGCCAATATAGCCGTGGGCGACCATCGCAGAAATAATATCTCGAATTTGCTGGGTCGAATAATCTTTCATCAAGCCATAGGTCGACAATTGATCAAAATGATTTTCTAAAACCCGTTGGTTTTTACTACCACGCAAAACATCGATAATTAAGGTCATCCCAAAATGGTATTTCATACGTAGCATACTTGATAAAATCATTTGACTTTCTTTGGTGACGTCTAAATGTTGAACGGGGTCCACACAATTTGAACAATTCCCACAAGGTTCACTCGGCTTTTCCCCAAAATACCGCAAGGTGAAATTACGTAAACAACCCGTAAAATTCGCATATTGAATCATAATATCAAGCCTATTTTGTGCCATTTCGTCATTACTTTGGGCAATCAGAAATTTATTAGTCATAATATCTTGGGCTTTATACAGTAAAATAGCCTCCGAAGGCAATGAATCACGCCCCGAACGGCCTGCTTCTTGATAATAACTTTCTAAATCTTTAGGCAGATTATAATGAATGACTTTACGGACATCGGTTTTATCAATCCCCATACCAAAGGCATTGGTTGCCACAATGATATTGGTCTCATCATTGATAAAAGCATCTTGCGATTTCAAGCGTTCTTCATTGGACATACCCGCATGGTAACGTCCCGTCGCATAGCCATTTTTGCGCAAATCGGTATATAATTTATCCACTTGTTTACGCGTATTGGCATATATAATAATCGCCTCATCGTGATTTATCAATTTATAGAGAGCTGAATCGCGATTCGCCGGTTCAAGGACCGAAAATTTTATGTTGGGACGATCAAACGAATTAATAAAGACCTTCGGTTCCCGCAAATGAAGTTGTTTCACAATATCCTCTTGGACAACCGTTGTGGCAGTTGCTGTAAAAGCCGCAATGACCGGCCGTTGCGAAAGCTGTTGTACAAATTGATGAATATTACGATAAGACGGTCGAAAGTCAAAGCCCCATTGCGATACACAATGCGCCTCATCGACAGCCACCATGGCAATATTTTGTCGACTGAGAAATTCAGTAAAGCCATTATTTTCTAATCTTTCTGGCGCTACATACAATAACTTTATAGCACCTTGATTAAGTTGAGCAATAATCGCTTGAAAATCCCCTTCAGAAATCGTTGAATTCAAATAAGCTGCAGCAATCCCTTGTTGCTGCAGTGTATCAACTTGATCCTTCATTAAAGAAATTAGTGGGGATACCACAACGGTTAAACCTGGCATAATGAGAGCCGGTAACTGATAACAAATTGATTTACCTCCACCAGTTGGAAGTACCCCTAACGCGTCTTGCTTCGCTAACAAAGTTGTAATGATTTCTTTTTGGCCTGGCCGAAAGTGACCATAGCCAAAATATTGTTGTAAAACAGATTCTAATGTTGTTGGCACTTTGTCACTCCTCTAAACGATACTTTGTCAGATTCTTTTAGTATTATATCATGTTATCCCAAAAGAAAAAGCCTTGCAAAGGAGCGTTAAGAAAAAGTAAAGGATTCACACGATTGCTCGAACGTTCCATCCCTTAAACCATCAACATTTCATCTAAATCTAGAATTTCAATTTTACGATTGCTGATTTGATGAATATAACCGGCATCTTCAAAATCAGCTAATTTCCTCGAAATCGTTTCGGGTGTTGTTCCCAAATACGAGGCCATATCTTTCTTGGTCATCGGCAAATCCACAATCATCGACCCGCCTTCATCTTCCATTAAATCCGATAAAAAATACGCAATCCGTGTATCCACTTTTTCGGTCGCAAACCGCGTCGTTTGTGTTTCTGATTGATCTAACCGATTCGAGAATTCTTGTAATAACTTCAAAGAAATCGAAGGATATTTTAACAAAAATTCCTGCAAGTCCGCCCGTGTAATCATACACACTTGCGTATTCGACATGGCCTCCGCATAATTGGTATGAATGGATTCCCTAAATAAAGCTAATTCCCCCGTAAATTCACCCGGCGTTAAAATCCGCACCAACTGCTCTTTTCCAGATTCCGATAACCGATAAATCCGTATTTTTCCACTACTAACAATGTACAAGGCATCGGATTCATCCCCCGCCATATAAATCATCTCACCTTTTTTATATTGGCGAGATTGTGCCACTTGCATAATTTCATTCATCTGATCGTCTTCTAAATGATTAAATATCGGAACCAAACGCACACACTGATGGTGTCCTAGCGCATCATGATGATGGTGATGTGTTGTCATAGCAAAATCCTCCTTTACATATATTTCCACTTTAACATATTGTCTAACTTAATAACTTGATACAGGTCAACTTTTTGAATAAATATCCCCATCCATTGACTTAAGTCAATGCGCCACCTTTCTCACCATCTTATACTTAAGATGAAAATAAAAGGAGGCGTTAACTATGAATAACACAACCATTTCATTAAACACATTAGGCAAAATCATTGGTATCACTTTAATCATTATGGCAATCATCTCTGGCATAGCCTTTGGCGGCTTACATCCCCAGCTCTTTCAAACAGACACAGCCAACCTATTCAGTCACCTACAAACCACCTCAAACCTACTGAGACTAGATATTTTTCTCTGGCTAATGGTGATAGTGACCGATATCATCGTCAGTTGGGCTCTCCACCTCTACTTACGCCATATCAATCCCGACCTGTCTCTGGTCGCAGCTTGGACCCGCCTCATTTATACAAGCATTTTAGCCACGGCAGTCAGCGAATTAATCAAAATCCTGAACCTCACCCAAATACATATCATTGCCGACCCGTCTGCTCAAATCCAATTACTAGAACAAAATTTTAACTTAGTCTGGTCATTCGGCTTAATTATTTTCGGTCTTCACTTAATCCTCATAGGATACATTGCACGCCAAACACAACACATCCCTAAAATCATTAGCTACTTAGTTATTCTAGCTGGCTTGTCCTACTGTCTCGTTCACAGTTTGGATTTAATATTACCTCAAGGCCATTTCGTAGCAAGTAGCATCGAAACCATCTTACTATTGCCAATGACCGTCGGTGAATTAGGGTTTGGGCTTTGGCTCTTAGTGAAAGGAGCTCGTTTAGAAAGAAATAAGGCTTAATCTTGACTTACACGTTTTTTGATACGACTTAACGATTCAGCGGTCATACCTAAATAGGATGCTAATTGATGTTGAGGAACACGCTCGATTAATTCCGGGCGTGTTTTGACTAAATTTAAATATCTTTCTTTGGGTGATGCTGTCACAAAACTAGCTTTATCTTCCTGTTCAGTCATTAAATTTTCTTCCATAAACTCGCGGGTGATACCGACTAAACTAGGATATTTTTCAAACATAACGGCTTCATTAAAAAAATCACCCACTAACAAAACGG
This window of the Fundicoccus culcitae genome carries:
- the recQ gene encoding DNA helicase RecQ is translated as MPTTLESVLQQYFGYGHFRPGQKEIITTLLAKQDALGVLPTGGGKSICYQLPALIMPGLTVVVSPLISLMKDQVDTLQQQGIAAAYLNSTISEGDFQAIIAQLNQGAIKLLYVAPERLENNGFTEFLSRQNIAMVAVDEAHCVSQWGFDFRPSYRNIHQFVQQLSQRPVIAAFTATATTVVQEDIVKQLHLREPKVFINSFDRPNIKFSVLEPANRDSALYKLINHDEAIIIYANTRKQVDKLYTDLRKNGYATGRYHAGMSNEERLKSQDAFINDETNIIVATNAFGMGIDKTDVRKVIHYNLPKDLESYYQEAGRSGRDSLPSEAILLYKAQDIMTNKFLIAQSNDEMAQNRLDIMIQYANFTGCLRNFTLRYFGEKPSEPCGNCSNCVDPVQHLDVTKESQMILSSMLRMKYHFGMTLIIDVLRGSKNQRVLENHFDQLSTYGLMKDYSTQQIRDIISAMVAHGYIGVTEHRGLFVTASAKDILKGQQQLTIKQRNYQSENQQATRTHKRSTAVNSDLFEELRQVRAELARAESVPAYIVFSNKSLEDMASSMPRNYAEFLQVEGVGTVKAEKYAGHFLPVIENYQTQTPPNKYHSEKPKVSAVVSEEKPQGQASYLISVELANEGLTPYEIAIERGFTETTILKHLTEAAEEGELEEFKADVPATVKRQIKEQFNKIGTSSLSAVKIELPEEISYDEIKYVLIDYLVNDR
- a CDS encoding Crp/Fnr family transcriptional regulator — encoded protein: MTTHHHHHDALGHHQCVRLVPIFNHLEDDQMNEIMQVAQSRQYKKGEMIYMAGDESDALYIVSSGKIRIYRLSESGKEQLVRILTPGEFTGELALFRESIHTNYAEAMSNTQVCMITRADLQEFLLKYPSISLKLLQEFSNRLDQSETQTTRFATEKVDTRIAYFLSDLMEDEGGSMIVDLPMTKKDMASYLGTTPETISRKLADFEDAGYIHQISNRKIEILDLDEMLMV
- a CDS encoding DUF4386 domain-containing protein, with product MNNTTISLNTLGKIIGITLIIMAIISGIAFGGLHPQLFQTDTANLFSHLQTTSNLLRLDIFLWLMVIVTDIIVSWALHLYLRHINPDLSLVAAWTRLIYTSILATAVSELIKILNLTQIHIIADPSAQIQLLEQNFNLVWSFGLIIFGLHLILIGYIARQTQHIPKIISYLVILAGLSYCLVHSLDLILPQGHFVASSIETILLLPMTVGELGFGLWLLVKGARLERNKA